The following coding sequences lie in one Isoptericola variabilis 225 genomic window:
- a CDS encoding histidine kinase: MRGGSWLLAATLAGVWAVVHLVTQVLVDPPLGVLATVAIGVVISTAVVLGYPSALRGPRVARLGAGRPPDPRGVRSGLAIADAGRSMPLRSGLTPDAARRTAELIRPLLGGDAIAITDTEQVLAFVGPGADHHRVGGALQTRVSRRAIEKGRTVVVHGRDGIGCPEPGCPLQTAVVAPLAIGDRVVGALKVYRVHAEPAPRVLVEDMASMLSLHLELAEMDRERHLAADARLDALRAQINPHFLFNVLNTIASKARTDPEEARQLLLRLSDFFRYAVRQDGHFAEFAQEYFFVRTYLSLEQARYGDRLRVRYDIDPQVLTTRVPVLTIQPLVENAVKHGIADKVSGGTIHLRARVDPLTRTTSIRVSDDGVGMPPEVLARLVAGERPAGADERARHGGVGLWNISQRLSTLFGERYSLDVESTPGQGTTVDLRIPLR; encoded by the coding sequence GTGCGAGGCGGTAGCTGGCTGCTCGCGGCGACGCTCGCCGGCGTGTGGGCCGTGGTGCACCTGGTGACGCAGGTGCTCGTCGACCCGCCGCTCGGCGTGCTCGCGACCGTCGCGATCGGCGTCGTGATCTCGACCGCCGTCGTGCTCGGGTACCCGTCGGCGCTGCGCGGACCGCGCGTCGCACGCCTCGGCGCGGGGCGACCGCCCGACCCGCGCGGCGTGCGGTCGGGCCTCGCGATCGCCGACGCGGGCCGCTCGATGCCGCTGCGCTCGGGGCTCACGCCCGACGCGGCGCGGCGCACGGCCGAGCTCATCCGGCCGCTGCTCGGCGGCGACGCGATCGCGATCACCGACACCGAGCAGGTGCTCGCGTTCGTCGGGCCCGGCGCCGACCACCACCGCGTCGGCGGCGCGCTGCAGACCCGGGTGTCCCGGCGCGCGATCGAGAAGGGGCGCACCGTCGTCGTGCACGGGCGCGACGGCATCGGCTGCCCCGAGCCCGGCTGCCCGCTGCAGACCGCGGTCGTCGCGCCGCTCGCGATCGGCGACCGCGTCGTCGGCGCGCTCAAGGTCTACCGGGTGCACGCCGAGCCGGCGCCGCGCGTGCTCGTCGAGGACATGGCGAGCATGCTGTCGCTGCACCTCGAGCTCGCCGAGATGGACCGCGAGCGCCACCTCGCCGCGGACGCGCGGCTCGACGCGCTGCGGGCGCAGATCAACCCGCACTTCCTGTTCAACGTCCTCAACACGATCGCGTCCAAGGCGCGCACCGACCCGGAGGAGGCCCGCCAGCTGCTGCTGCGCCTGTCGGACTTCTTCCGCTACGCGGTGCGCCAGGACGGGCACTTCGCCGAGTTCGCGCAGGAGTACTTCTTCGTGCGCACCTACCTGTCGCTCGAGCAGGCCCGCTACGGCGACCGGCTGCGCGTGCGCTACGACATCGACCCGCAGGTGCTCACCACGCGCGTGCCCGTGCTGACGATCCAGCCGCTCGTCGAGAACGCGGTCAAGCACGGGATCGCCGACAAGGTGTCGGGCGGCACCATCCACCTGCGCGCCCGCGTCGACCCGCTGACCCGCACGACGTCGATCCGGGTGTCCGACGACGGCGTCGGGATGCCGCCCGAGGTGCTCGCCCGGCTCGTCGCGGGCGAACGGCCCGCGGGTGCCGACGAGCGCGCGCGGCACGGCGGCGTCGGGCTGTGGAACATCTCGCAGCGGCTGTCGACGCTGTTCGGCGAGCGGTACTCGCTCGACGTCGAGTCCACCCCCGGGCAGGGCACGACCGTGGACCTGCGGATCCCGCTAAGGTGA
- a CDS encoding cation acetate symporter, with translation MNVPSTIVLAVVLALVAAAAITMRPRGTSTVDFYLAGQRVGVVTNAWAICGDYFSAASFLGVAAAVYVSGLDGAWYAVGFAAGFVPVLLFLAAPLRRFGEFSIPDFLGRRLGSERVRLVAVGVVQLVILSYLVPQAVGSGITWELLVGQGVAGLSPYATGILVSTTVVAGLVAFGGMRGTTWTQAVQFLLLLAALVWLAGVVLGEGFRYGDAVANLSEAPLVNPVLDDGRGELVTEENQIHPGEPASFGEPGARYGGVGQFALIVTLALGTAGLPHVMNRYFTSPTGTAARTTTVWVLGLAGLFYALAVMLGTAARELIPGAVADHAWLRELTVDGVLRVPEHALPVLGRIYGGDAGLGIVAAGALIAVMSTIAGLLLASAASWGHDVYERHINPRATQRQAVYAGRLTTLVAACAAAAVALAVRPESFSSITPSIVATMVTWAFAVAGSALTPVFVLAVWWRGTTAAGAVAGMVTGTALAVTMFVTGTLAELPLVGEVLATPTILAAPAAGAVTVLVSRRTRVPDDVERSWLIMHGTAADRHAERLARLTVAEGRRSGGGGRRGARR, from the coding sequence GTGAACGTCCCGAGCACGATCGTCCTGGCCGTGGTCCTCGCGCTCGTCGCGGCCGCGGCGATCACGATGCGCCCGCGCGGCACGTCGACGGTCGACTTCTACCTCGCCGGCCAGCGCGTCGGGGTGGTGACCAACGCGTGGGCCATCTGCGGGGACTACTTCTCGGCCGCGTCGTTCCTCGGCGTCGCCGCGGCGGTCTACGTCTCGGGGCTCGACGGCGCCTGGTACGCCGTCGGCTTCGCGGCCGGGTTCGTGCCCGTGCTGCTCTTCCTCGCCGCTCCCCTGCGCCGGTTCGGCGAGTTCTCGATCCCCGACTTCCTCGGACGGCGGCTCGGCTCCGAGCGCGTGCGGCTCGTCGCGGTCGGCGTGGTCCAGCTCGTCATCCTGTCGTACCTCGTGCCGCAGGCGGTCGGCAGCGGCATCACGTGGGAGCTCCTCGTGGGCCAGGGCGTCGCGGGCCTGTCGCCGTACGCGACCGGGATCCTCGTCTCCACCACGGTCGTCGCCGGCCTCGTCGCGTTCGGCGGCATGCGCGGCACCACCTGGACGCAGGCGGTGCAGTTCCTGCTCCTGCTCGCGGCGCTCGTGTGGCTCGCCGGGGTCGTGCTCGGCGAGGGCTTCCGGTACGGCGACGCCGTCGCGAACCTCTCCGAGGCGCCGCTGGTCAACCCGGTGCTGGACGACGGCCGCGGGGAGCTCGTCACCGAGGAGAACCAGATCCACCCGGGCGAGCCCGCGTCGTTCGGCGAGCCGGGCGCGCGGTACGGCGGCGTGGGCCAGTTCGCGCTCATCGTCACGCTCGCTCTGGGCACCGCCGGCCTGCCGCACGTCATGAACCGCTACTTCACGAGCCCCACGGGCACCGCGGCCCGCACCACGACCGTGTGGGTCCTCGGGCTCGCCGGCCTCTTCTACGCCCTCGCGGTCATGCTCGGCACGGCCGCCCGCGAGCTCATCCCCGGCGCGGTCGCCGACCACGCCTGGCTGCGGGAGCTCACCGTCGACGGCGTGCTCCGCGTCCCCGAGCACGCCCTGCCCGTGCTCGGGCGGATCTACGGCGGCGACGCCGGCCTCGGCATCGTCGCCGCGGGCGCGCTCATCGCCGTCATGTCGACCATCGCGGGCCTGCTGCTCGCCTCGGCGGCCTCCTGGGGGCACGACGTCTACGAACGGCACATCAACCCCCGCGCGACCCAGCGGCAGGCGGTCTACGCGGGCCGCCTGACGACGCTCGTCGCGGCGTGCGCCGCCGCCGCCGTCGCGCTGGCCGTGCGACCCGAGTCGTTCAGCTCGATCACGCCGTCGATCGTCGCCACCATGGTCACGTGGGCCTTCGCGGTGGCCGGCTCGGCGCTCACCCCCGTCTTCGTGCTCGCCGTCTGGTGGCGCGGCACGACGGCCGCGGGTGCGGTCGCGGGGATGGTCACCGGGACGGCGCTCGCGGTCACGATGTTCGTCACGGGCACCCTGGCCGAGCTCCCGCTCGTGGGCGAGGTGCTCGCGACGCCGACGATCCTCGCGGCCCCCGCCGCGGGCGCGGTCACGGTGCTCGTCTCGCGGCGCACGCGCGTGCCCGACGACGTCGAGCGCTCGTGGCTGATCATGCACGGCACCGCGGCCGACCGGCATGCCGAGCGGCTCGCCCGGCTCACGGTCGCCGAGGGCCGGCGGAGCGGCGGAGGGGGGCGGCGCGGTGCGAGGCGGTAG
- a CDS encoding DUF4212 domain-containing protein: MTDTARGSAPGGPPGHDRVDGWRREYWRKNLRLMVVLLSIWFVVSFVCGVLLIEPLNGVVILGFPLGLWFAQQGSIYTFVILVGVYALRMDKLDDEFGVSERDGEGNRL, translated from the coding sequence ATGACCGACACCGCGCGTGGGAGCGCACCCGGCGGGCCGCCGGGTCACGATCGGGTCGACGGGTGGCGCCGGGAGTACTGGCGCAAGAACCTGCGGCTCATGGTGGTGCTGCTGAGCATCTGGTTCGTCGTCTCGTTCGTGTGCGGCGTGCTGCTGATCGAGCCGCTCAACGGCGTCGTGATCCTCGGCTTCCCGCTGGGGCTGTGGTTCGCGCAGCAGGGCTCGATCTACACGTTCGTCATCCTCGTCGGCGTGTACGCGCTGCGCATGGACAAGCTCGACGACGAGTTCGGCGTCTCCGAGCGTGACGGGGAGGGGAACCGGCTGTGA
- a CDS encoding sodium:solute symporter family protein, with product MSEIQTWALVFVAVSFGIYLYIAWRSRVKETAGFYVAGQGIPPIANGAAVAADWMSAASFISMAGLIAFLGSDGSIYLMGWTGGYVLLALLLAPYLRKWGKFTVPEFVGDRYAEYVRLIAAVAAIIVSFTYVVGQMRGGGIVFSRFLNLEITGGVIVAACVIFLYAVLGGMKGITWTQVAQYTVMIIAYLIPAVAIAQQMTGIPIPQISFGQILAELDALSVQFGLDAYTQAFTARPQLDVFLVTMSLMIGTAGLPHVIIRFYTTRSVRGARFSAFWALLFIALLYTTAPAVGAFTKLNLMQGVQGVAADALPSWVQNWAATGLVTVAEGATTIGSLSNDPEAGADLVVNNDILVLAAPEIAGLPAPIVGLVAAGGLAAAMSTAAGLLLVISSSVSHDLYFRVVKKEASESQRLMVGRIAMGLAVLVAIYGGINPPAYVAQVVAFAFGLAASTFFPILVLGIFWKRANAVGAASGMIAGLLFTASYMIYTLDVFGTEANEHVLGISPEGIGTIGAIVNLVVTVVVSKLTSPPSEHVQELVEEIRYPARPAARVTAAE from the coding sequence GTGAGCGAGATCCAGACCTGGGCGCTGGTCTTCGTCGCCGTCTCGTTCGGCATCTACCTGTACATCGCGTGGCGCAGCCGCGTGAAGGAGACGGCCGGCTTCTACGTCGCGGGCCAGGGCATCCCGCCGATCGCCAACGGCGCCGCCGTCGCCGCCGACTGGATGTCGGCCGCGTCGTTCATCTCGATGGCGGGCCTCATCGCCTTCCTCGGCTCGGACGGCTCCATCTACCTCATGGGCTGGACCGGCGGCTACGTGCTGCTCGCCCTGCTCCTGGCCCCCTACCTGCGCAAGTGGGGCAAGTTCACCGTCCCGGAGTTCGTCGGCGACCGCTACGCCGAGTACGTCCGCCTCATCGCGGCGGTCGCGGCGATCATCGTGTCCTTCACCTACGTGGTCGGCCAGATGCGCGGCGGCGGCATCGTCTTCAGCCGGTTCCTCAACCTCGAGATCACCGGCGGCGTCATCGTCGCGGCGTGCGTCATCTTCCTGTACGCGGTGCTCGGCGGCATGAAGGGCATCACGTGGACCCAGGTGGCCCAGTACACCGTCATGATCATCGCCTACCTCATCCCCGCGGTCGCGATCGCGCAGCAGATGACGGGCATCCCGATCCCGCAGATCAGCTTCGGCCAGATCCTGGCCGAGCTCGACGCGCTCAGCGTGCAGTTCGGCCTCGACGCCTACACCCAGGCGTTCACGGCCCGCCCGCAGCTCGACGTCTTCCTCGTGACGATGTCGCTCATGATCGGCACCGCGGGCCTGCCGCACGTCATCATCCGCTTCTACACGACGCGGTCGGTGCGCGGCGCACGCTTCTCCGCCTTCTGGGCGCTGCTGTTCATCGCCCTGCTCTACACCACGGCCCCGGCCGTCGGCGCGTTCACCAAGCTCAACCTCATGCAGGGCGTCCAGGGTGTCGCCGCGGACGCGCTGCCGTCCTGGGTGCAGAACTGGGCGGCGACGGGCCTGGTCACGGTCGCGGAGGGAGCCACGACGATCGGCTCGCTGAGCAACGACCCCGAGGCCGGCGCGGACCTCGTCGTCAACAACGACATCCTCGTCCTCGCGGCGCCCGAGATCGCGGGCCTGCCCGCGCCGATCGTCGGCCTGGTCGCGGCGGGCGGCCTGGCGGCAGCGATGTCGACCGCGGCGGGCCTGCTGCTCGTCATCTCGTCGTCCGTCTCGCACGACCTGTACTTCCGGGTCGTCAAGAAGGAGGCGTCCGAGAGCCAGCGCCTCATGGTCGGCCGCATCGCCATGGGCCTCGCGGTCCTCGTGGCCATCTACGGCGGCATCAACCCGCCCGCGTACGTCGCCCAGGTGGTCGCGTTCGCGTTCGGCCTCGCGGCGTCGACGTTCTTCCCGATCCTCGTCCTGGGGATCTTCTGGAAGCGCGCGAACGCGGTCGGCGCGGCGTCGGGCATGATCGCAGGCCTGCTGTTCACGGCGTCGTACATGATCTACACGCTCGACGTGTTCGGCACCGAGGCCAACGAGCACGTGCTCGGCATCAGCCCCGAGGGCATCGGCACGATCGGCGCGATCGTCAACCTCGTCGTGACGGTCGTGGTCTCGAAGCTCACCAGCCCGCCGTCGGAGCACGTCCAGGAGCTCGTCGAGGAGATCCGCTACCCGGCGCGTCCCGCGGCGCGGGTGACCGCCGCCGAGTGA